The Bacillota bacterium genomic interval GAACTCATGGACGTACTGCATGGTCCCGGGTCCCGCCGCCGTGGTGTGGGTGACGACCAGCGGAATTCGGCTGTTTCGGACCACCGCCCTGACCACCAAGCTGGTGAGCCAGATTGACTGGGGGTTGGTCTCATGGTGGAAGAGGGAGTGCTGAGCCCCGAAGTGGGCCAGCGGCGCCCCGAGGACGGCCGCCGTCTGCACGGCCGCCGCGCTGACGATGGCCGTCCCGGCCGGCGCCCACCCGGCCGGCCCGCGGCCCGCCCGACCCCAGCGGGTCAATCAGGTCAGCCCCCTGATGTCGCGGCTCTTCGCCCAGGTGGCTGGGACAGCCTCGCGGATGGGCGGTGATGACGTGTCGCGTCTCGTCCATTCCCTGCTGGGTCTTTACGAAGGGTCCATCACCGCCAGGCAGTCTCCAGTCGGCCTGACCTTCGACGAGATGTACGACCCGGAGGCCCTGACTCCCCGCCCTGAACACCAGACTCTCTACTCGAGGGCAAGGGACGAATTGGCTGCCCTGGGCCTGAAACTGCCTGATTGAGACCCCGGGAGCCCGGGGAGGAGGAGGCCGCTTTGAGCGCCCAGAAAACAAGCTCCGTCCAGTCAGTCGACCGCGCCTTGGCCATCCTGGAAGCTCTGGCCCAGGAAGGGCGGGAGGTGACGTTGAAACAGGTCAGCATCATCGTCGGGCTAGACGCCAGTACGACCCACCGCCTCCTGCAGACCATGGCGGCCCGAGGATTCGTTCGTCAGGAGGAGGACAGTGGCAAGTATTACTTGGGGCTGAGGGCTTTCGAAGTCGGCAATGCCGTCCCGCACACGTCCCACCTGCGCGGTTTGGCTCGGCCCATCCTGGCCGCCCTGACCGAGAAGACCGAGGAAACCTCGAACCTGGCCGTTCGGGACGCTTGGAACGGCGTCTATCTTGAGCAACAGACCAGTCCGCACTACCTGCGCATGGCCGCGGAAGTCGGGCGGGTGATCCCCCTGCATTGTACGGCCGTGGGCAAAGTGTTGTTGGCGGGGATCCCGGACGAAGAGCTCGTCCGGTTCCTTCACCGTGAGCGCTTCTCACCACTAACCACCCGGACGATCGTCTCCCCTGAAGAGCTCGAGCAAGAGATCCACTGGATTCGCACCAGTGGCTACGCCGTCGACGACGAGGAGTTCGAGGAAGGGGCCAAATGCGTGGCCGCGCCGGTGCGGGACCGCTCCGACCGGGTCGTCGCCACGGTCAGCGTTTCAGGGCCGGCGGCGCGGTTCACCACCGACCGGTTGAATCTCTTCATCCCTCTGGTGAAGAAGGCCGGGATGGATGTCTCCCGGGCCTTGGGTTACCAGTCGGCCCCGACCCCCGGGTTCTGAACCGCCCGCGTGGGCCAGGGCTCGTCCCGCCACCGCCCATCAGCTTCCCGCGACCCGCCAGAGTGTAGAGAAGGCAGCCGGGATGATCCCCACGTGGGAAGATCCCGGCTGCCTTCATGGCCGCGGCGAAGATGACACGGGAAAGACTCTCCGCGGGCTGGTTCGGGGGTGACGCTTGGGCGATGCCTGCGTTCAGGGCTCCACCAGCCACCCCAGGGA includes:
- a CDS encoding IclR family transcriptional regulator; this translates as MSAQKTSSVQSVDRALAILEALAQEGREVTLKQVSIIVGLDASTTHRLLQTMAARGFVRQEEDSGKYYLGLRAFEVGNAVPHTSHLRGLARPILAALTEKTEETSNLAVRDAWNGVYLEQQTSPHYLRMAAEVGRVIPLHCTAVGKVLLAGIPDEELVRFLHRERFSPLTTRTIVSPEELEQEIHWIRTSGYAVDDEEFEEGAKCVAAPVRDRSDRVVATVSVSGPAARFTTDRLNLFIPLVKKAGMDVSRALGYQSAPTPGF
- a CDS encoding monomethylamine:corrinoid methyltransferase, translating into MSRLFAQVAGTASRMGGDDVSRLVHSLLGLYEGSITARQSPVGLTFDEMYDPEALTPRPEHQTLYSRARDELAALGLKLPD